A stretch of the Pseudalkalibacillus hwajinpoensis genome encodes the following:
- a CDS encoding excalibur calcium-binding domain-containing protein: MKKLVSLLATFLLVFGFTNVGYAADDKNCDDFSSQEEAQNYYESNDPDADPSDLDRDNDGEACETHSYSGSTSSDEEATSGGESSDEEMTSEESSEAADSEGAEMADTATSYPVYMLLGLAIAAFGSLLLLKRRVHS; encoded by the coding sequence ATGAAAAAGCTCGTTTCTTTGTTAGCAACTTTCTTATTGGTATTTGGATTTACGAACGTAGGGTATGCGGCTGATGATAAGAATTGCGATGATTTCTCTTCTCAAGAAGAAGCGCAAAATTATTATGAAAGCAACGACCCTGATGCGGACCCAAGCGACCTTGACCGTGACAATGATGGTGAAGCTTGTGAAACTCATTCCTATAGCGGCTCTACTTCATCTGATGAAGAAGCTACATCAGGCGGCGAATCTTCCGATGAAGAGATGACAAGCGAAGAAAGCTCAGAAGCAGCTGACAGCGAAGGCGCTGAAATGGCCGATACAGCGACTAGCTATCCTGTTTATATGTTGCTTGGCCTTGCCATCGCAGCATTCGGCTCTCTTCTACTTTTAAAAAGACGCGTCCACTCTTAA